In the Populus trichocarpa isolate Nisqually-1 chromosome 1, P.trichocarpa_v4.1, whole genome shotgun sequence genome, one interval contains:
- the LOC7486620 gene encoding caffeoylshikimate esterase, producing MSSETQQPETPPNFWGDMPEEEYYASQGVTTTQSYFETPNGKLFTQGFLPLDKKVKATVYMTHGYGSDTGWLFQKICISFANWGYAVFAADLLGHGRSDGIRCYMGDMDKIAATSLSFFKHERFSEPYKGLPAFLFGESMGGLTTMLMYFQSEPNMWTGLIFSAPLFVIPEAMKPSKVHLFMYGLLFGLADTWAAMPDNKMVGKAIKDPEKLKIIASNPRRYTGKPRVGTMREIARMCQYIQDNFSKVTAPFLTVHGTADGVTCPTSSQLLFEKASSEDKSLKMYEGMYHSLIQGEPDENANLVLKDMRGWIDERVERYGSKKGDD from the exons ATGTCATCCGAAACGCAGCAACCCGAAACGCCTCCCAACTTCTGGGGCGACATGCCGGAGGAGGAGTACTATGCGTCACAAGGAGTGACCACTACCCAATCATACTTCGAGACGCCAAATGGGAAGCTCTTCACGCAAGGTTTTCTCCCGTTGGATAAAAAAGTCAAAGCCACGGTATATATGACCCACGGCTATGGATCTGATACTGGCTGGTTGTTCCAGAAGATTTGCATCAGCTTTGCTAACTGGGGTTATGCTGTTTTTGCCGCTGATCTTCTTGGACATGGCAGATCAGACGGTATACGTTGCTACATGG GTGACATGGACAAGATTGCTGCCACTTCCCTGTCATTCTTCAAGCACGAGCGCTTCAGCGAACCATACAAGGGCTTACCAGCCTTCTTATTTGGTGAATCAATGGGTGGACTCACAACAATGCTAATGTACTTCCAATCAGAACCTAACATGTGGACGGGCTTGATTTTCTCGGCGCCACTTTTTGTCATACCAGAAGCGATGAAACCAAGCAAGGTACACCTATTCATGTATGGCCTGCTCTTTGGATTGGCTGATACGTGGGCAGCCATGCCAGACAACAAAATGGTAGGCAAAGCGATCAAGGACCCAGAGAAGCTCAAGATCATAGCATCCAACCCTAGGAGATACACAGGCAAGCCTAGGGTGGGAACCATGAGGGAAATTGCTAGGATGTGCCAATACATACAGGACAATTTCTCCAAGGTTACAGCGCCGTTCTTGACAGTCCACGGCACGGCTGATGGGGTGACATGCCCTACATCATCACAGTTGTTGTTTGAGAAAGCCTCTAGTGAGGACAAGAGCTTGAAGATGTACGAGGGCATGTACCATTCTTTGATACAAGGTGAGCCCGATGAGAATGCTAATCTTGTTTTGAAGGATATGAGAGGGTGGATTGACGAGAGGGTTGAGAGGTATGGGTCCAAAAAAGGCGATGACTGA
- the LOC7486621 gene encoding plastidic ATP/ADP-transporter, whose amino-acid sequence MEAVLQTKGLLSLPSNPKTRALYPSQGLKQRLFATKPKNFTGFSLSSNGVPKFPTFVSKPSGFSPKDRNLHICRAEAAADGQPLFGEETDKPKFLGIELATLKKIIPLGLMFFCILFNYTILRDTKDVLVVTAKGSSAEIIPFLKTWVNLPMAVGFMLLYTKLANVLSKQALFYTVIVPFIAFFGAFGFVLYPLSNYIHPEAFADKLLNVLGPRFLGPLAIMRIWTFCLFYVMAELWGSVVISVLFWGFANQITTIDEAKRFYPLFGLGANVALIFSGRTVKYFSNLRRNLGPGVDGWAISLKGMMSIVVLMGLAICLCYWWVNTYVALPTRSKKKKEKPKMTTMESMKFLVSSRYIRDLATLVVAYGISINLVEVTWKSKLKAQFPSPNEYSAFMGDFSTATGIATFTMMLLSQFIFDKYGWGVAAKITPTVLLLTGVGFFSLILFGGPLVPTLAQFGMTPLLAAVYVGALQNIFSKSAKYSLFDPCKEMAYIPLDEDTKVKGKAAIDVVCNPLGKSGGALIQQFMILTFGSLANSTPYLGGILLVIVLAWLAAAKSLDTQFTALRQEEELEKEMERVAVKIPVVSQEGGNGSLPSGTALDPTTGDSTSSLSEPSTPHKN is encoded by the exons ATGGAAGCGGTGCTGCAAACCAAAGGGCTTCTTTCACTACCTTCAAACCCCAAAACCAGAGCTTTGTATCCTTCACAGGGCTTAAAGCAGAGGCTTTTTGctacaaaacctaaaaattttaCCGGgttttctttatcttcaaatgGGGTCCCAAAATTTCCTACCTTTGTATCAAAACCAAGTGGGTTTTCCCCAAAAGATAGAAACTTGCATATTTGCAGGGCAGAGGCTGCAGCTGATGGACAACCTTTGTTTGGTGAAGAAACTGATAAACCAAAGTTTTTGGGTATTGAGCTTGcgactcttaaaaaaattatcccactTGGGTTAATGTTCTTTTGTATTCTTTTTAACTACACAATCCTTAGAGACACTAAGGATGTGTTGGTCGTGACAGCCAAAGGTAGCAGTGCAGAAATTATACCATTTTTGAAAACTTGGGTGAATTTGCCTATGGCTGTTGGGTTCATGTTATTGTATACAAAATTGGCTAATGTATTGTCAAAACAAGCTCTCTTTTATACTGTAATCGTTCCTTTTATTGCCTTCTTTGGGgcttttgggtttgttttgtaTCCTCTCAGCAACTATATCCACCCTGAAGCATTTGCTGATAAACTTCTCAACGTACTTGGCCCAAGGTTTCTTGGTCCTCTAGCAATTATGAGGATTTGGACCTTTTGTTTGTTCTATGTCATGGCTGAATTGTGGGGGAGTGTGGTGATTTCAGTGCTGTTCTGGGGATTTGCTAATCAG ATCACTACTATAGATGAAGCAAAACGATTTTACCCTCTTTTTGGACTTGGGGCGAATGTTGCTCTGATTTTCTCAGGCCGAACAGTGAAGTACTTCTCTAATTTGAGAAGAAACTTGGGTCCTGGTGTTGATGGTTGGGCCATCTCGCTCAAAGGAATGATGAGCATTGTAGTGTTGATGGGGCTTGCAATCTGTTTGTGTTACTGGTGGGTGAATACGTATGTTGCTCTACCAACCCGAAGTAAGAAGAAGAAG GAAAAGCCAAAGATGACCACAATGGAGAGCATGAAATTCCTTGTGTCTTCCAGATATATTAGAGATCTTGCGACTTTGGTGGTTGCATATGGTATTAGCATCAACCTTGTTGAGGTTACCTGGAAATCAAAGTTAAAGGCGCAG TTCCCCAGCCCAAATGAGTACTCTGCCTTTATGGGTGACTTTTCAACAGCAACTGGAATAGCAACTTTCACGATGATGCTTCTAAGTCAATTTATATTTGACAAATATGGATGGGGAGTTGCAGCTAAAATTACACCTACAGTCCTGCTTCTAACAGGAGTTGGTTTCTTCTCTCTGATTTTGTTTGGGGGCCCTCTTGTTCCTACCCTTGCACAGTTTGGGATGACTCCTCTTCTTGCTGCTGTATATGTGGGTGCCTTGCAAAACATTTTCAGCAAGAGTGCCAAGTACAGTTTGTTTGATCCATGCAAAGAAATGGCTTATATTCCCTTGGATGAGGACACTAAG GTTAAAGGGAAGGCAGCCATTGATGTTGTCTGCAATCCGTTGGGGAAGTCTGGAGGGGCTCTTATTCAACAGTTTATGATTTTAACGTTTGGGTCACTTGCCAATTCAACTCCTTACCTTGGAGGAATACTTCTGGTGATCGTGCTTGCATGGTTAGCCGCGGCCAAGTCTCTGGATACCCAATTTACTGCTCTGCGCCAGGAAGAAGAGCTTGAGAAGGAGATGGAAAGAGTGGCTGTGAAGATTCCTGTAGTGTCTCAAGAAGGTGGAAATGGCTCTCTTCCAAGTGGCACTGCACTCGATCCAACAACAGGTGACTCGACCAGCAGTTTGTCTGAACCTTCAACTCCCCATAAGAACTAG